The Oncorhynchus masou masou isolate Uvic2021 chromosome 31, UVic_Omas_1.1, whole genome shotgun sequence genome includes a region encoding these proteins:
- the LOC135525342 gene encoding claudin-1-like: MTSSAVQLPGYALALIGLVGSVIATTMVEWKRHSYTESTVTSKETYLGLWMSCTVDATRHTMCVNYKSLFHLPSEILTTRVVMILSVLLSAIAVLVATLGMRCTRCLEEDEKQKDRVAIVGGFLFIISGVLAISVTSWFANAIIWSFEFSDSPTSLHNRFEFGNAVLVSWGAGICSVVGGFLLGCRYLWSCPQGSRSVSSFTQPKVIPGTRPGTHYV; this comes from the exons ATGACGAGCTCTGCGGTTCAACTTCCCGGTTATGCTCTTGCTTTGATCGGTCTTGTTGGCTCAGTGATTGCCACCACTATGGTGGAGTGGAAAAGGCACTCTTACACAGAGAGCACGGTAACATCAAAGGAAACGTACCTGGGGTTATGGATGTCATGCACCGTCGACGCCACAAGACACACGATGTGCGTCAATTACAAGTCACTCTTTCACCTGCCAT CGGAGATTCTGACCACCCGAGTGGTGATGATCCTCAGTGTCCTATTGTCAGCCATTGCGGTGCTGGTAGCCACGCTGGGGATGAGATGCACCCGATGCCTGGAGGAGGATGAAAAGCAGAAGGATAGAGTAGCCATTGTTGGAGGATTCCTCTTCATCATTTCAG GTGTTCTGGCCATATCGGTAACCTCCTGGTTTGCCAACGCCATCATCTGGTCCTTTGAATTCTCAGACTCCCCTACTTCCTTACATAACAG GTTTGAGTTTGGCAACGCTGTGCTGGTGAGCTGGGGTGCAGGTATCTGCTCTGTGGTGGGCGGATTTCTCCTGGGCTGCAGGTATCTGTGGAGTTGTCCCCAGGGCTCACGCTCCGTCTCATCCTTCACCCAACCCAAAGTAATTCCTGGCACCAGGCCTGGCACCCACTATGTTTAA